A stretch of the Pogona vitticeps strain Pit_001003342236 chromosome 8, PviZW2.1, whole genome shotgun sequence genome encodes the following:
- the CHMP7 gene encoding charged multivesicular body protein 7: MSSPEEARVGPVPEEDLPPEWEADEERMAFLFSAFKQSREVNATEWDSKMSFWSELVLKWGRRRGRVRTCLRQLQQAFERRGSLPLGLGTVLRELLRRGKLQRESDFMASVDSSWISWGVGVFILKPLKWTLSSVLGDSKVPEEEEILIYVGLLQEKAEEVYRFYQNSTLSSHPVVGLAELRSLCTSICPDERTFCLVLLQLQKEKRVTVLEQNGNKIMKFARGLHAKVSPVNDVDIGVYQLMQSEQLLTQKVESLAQEAERCKEEARSACKAGKKQLALRCLKSKQRTERRIAELHSKLDVVQGILDRIYASQTDQMVFNAYQAGVGALKLSMKDVTVEKAENLVDQIQELCDTQDEVAQTLAGVGINGSEVDTEELEKELHNLLLDSSKDHLDLPSVPQKPLFPASVVLPSISDAELEAELEKHILSDGGLAQETDPNTSQPKRVLELPL, encoded by the exons ATGTCTTCGCCGGAAGAGGCGCGGGTCGGGCCGGTCCCGGAGGAGGACCTTCCCCCGGAGTGGGAGGCGGATGAAGAGCGGATGGCTTTCCTCTTCTCGGCCTTCAAGCAGAGCCGGGAGGTCAACGCCACCGAGTGGGACAGCAAGATGAGCTTCTGGAGCGAGCTGGTCCTGAAGTGGGGCCGCCGCCGGGGAAGGGTCCGCACTTGCCTCCGGCAGCTCCAGCAGGCCTTCGAGCGCCGCGGCAGCCTCCCGCTCGGCCTGGGCACCGTCCTCCGGGAGCTCCTCCG ACGTGGCAAGTTACAGAGAGAGTCTGACTTCATGGCCAGTGTTGACAGTAGCTGGATCTCCTGGGGTGTCGGAGTCTTCATTCTGAAGCCCCTCAAGTGGACCTTGTCCAGTGTGCTGGGTGACAGCAAAgtgccagaggaggaggaaattctGATTTATGTGGGGCTGCTTCAG gagaaggCGGAAGAAGTATATCGTTTCTATCAGAACTCCACACTTTCCTCACATCCTGTTGTGGGTCTGGCAGAGCTGCGTTCCTTGTGCACCAGCATCTGCCCCGATGAACGGACGTTTTGTCTGGTGCTACTCCAGCTGCAGAAGGAGAAGAGGGTCACAGTCCTGGAGCAGAACGGCAATAAG ATTATGAAATTTGCCCGAGGACTTCATGCCAAAGTATCCCCAGTGAACGATGTGGACATTGGAGTTTATCAGCTGATGCAAAGCGAGCAGCTACTGACGCAGAAAGTGGAGTCCTTGGCCCAAGAAGCAGAGAG ATGTAAAGAGGAGGCTCGGAGTGCATGTAAAGCCGGGAAAAAGCAGCTG GCACTTAGATGTTTGAAATCcaaacaaagaacagaaagacgCATTGCAGAACTTCACTCCAAGCTGGATGTGGTGCAAGGCATCCTGGACCGGATATATGCCTCTCAGACAGATCAGATG GTATTCAATGCCTACCAGGCTGGAGTAGGAGCTCTGAAGCTGTCCATGAAAGATGTCACTGTAGAAAAGGCAGAGAACCTGGTGGATCAAATTCAAGAG ctttgtgaTACCCAAGATGAAGTAGCTCAGACCCTAGCAGGAGTGGGAATCAATGGCTCAG AAGTTGATACTGAGGAACTGGAGAAGGAATTACACAATCTCCTCTTAGACTCCTCAAAAGATCATCTGGACCTGCCTTCTGTTCCACAGAAGCCACTTTTTCCTGCATCCGTGGTGCTTCCTAGCATTTCAGATGCAGAACTTGAAGCTGAGCTGGAGAAGCATATTCTTTCAGATGGAG GATTGGCACAAGAGACTGACCCGAACACCTCCCAGCCCAAAAGAGTGCTGGAACTGCCTCTTTAA
- the LOC110072233 gene encoding D(1) dopamine receptor-like, with translation MDELYLRGGGGGGGQEEGEGGESALANDTLPGENQTEEDTSGLLLRVAMASLLLLLILSTLLGNTLVCAAVIKFRHLRLKVTNSFVISLAISDLFVAVLVMPWKAAAEVVGFWPFGHFCDVWVAFDIMCSTASILNLCLISMDRYWAISSPFIYERKMTQQMAFVMIGVAWMLSVLISFIPVQLRWHKASEAVPAREGESNATWIPEESCDSSLNRTYAISSSLISFYIPVAIMIVTYTRIFRIAQRQIRRISSLERAVEHAQSCQSEECPHDISLKNSFKKETKVLKTLSVIMGVFVFCWLPFFVLNCMVPFCDHGLQMLGGLPCVSDTVFDVFVWFGWANSSLNPIIYAFNADFRKAFASIVGCGRFCPSNAVETVNFSNELVSYHHDTTCQKELVTLSYPHLLPHAAAFQGEDNTLVFDKDSQSSRDDDAAALSAIVNVEDEMELSLEKTSPFAPKE, from the coding sequence ATGGATGAGCTCTacctgcgaggaggaggaggaggaggtggacaagaagaaggagaaggtggTGAATCGGCCCTGGCTAATGATACCCTCCCGGGAGAAAACCAAACGGAGGAGGACACTTCAGGGCTCCTCCTGCGAGTGGCGATGgcctctctgttgctgctcctcatTCTCTCCACCTTGCTGGGCAACACCCTCGTGTGTGCAGCGGTGATCAAGTTCAGGCACCTGCGCTTGAAGGTCACCAACTCCTTCGTCATCTCTCTCGCCATCTCTGACCTCTTTGTGGCCGTGCTTGTGATGCCTTGGAAAGCAGCCGCCGAAGTGGTTGGCTTCTGGCCCTTTGGCCACTTCTGTGACGTTTGGGTGGCGTTCGATATCATGTGCTCCACGGCTTCTATCCTGAACCTCTGCCTCATCAGCATGGACCGCTACTGGGCCATCTCCAGCCCCTTCATCTATGAGCGGAAGATGACCCAGCAGATGGCTTTTGTGATGATTGGGGTGGCTTGGATGCTCTCTGTCTTGATCTCGTTCATTCCTGTCCAGCTGCGGTGGCATAAAGCTAGCGAGGCGGTTCCTGCCCGTGAGGGAGAGTCCAATGCCACCTGGATTCCGGAGGAAAGCTGTGATTCCAGCCTCAATAGGACGTACGCGATTTCCTCCTCTCTCATCAGCTTCTACATTCCTGTTGCTATCATGATTGTGACATACACCAGGATCTTCCGCATTGCTCAGCGGCAGATACGGAGGATCTCCTCTCTGGAGAGGGCCGTGGAGCATGCCCAGAGCTGCCAGAGCGAGGAGTGTCCCCATGACATCTCCTTGAAGAACTCCTTCAAGAAAGAAACCAAGGTCCTCAAGACGCTTTCCGTCATCATGGGTGTCTTCGTCTTCTGCTGGCTCCCTTTCTTCGTGCTCAACTGCATGGTGCCTTTCTGTGACCACGGTCTGCAGATGCTTGGAGGACTTCCCTGTGTCAGCGACACTGTCTTTGACGTCTTCGTTTGGTTTGGCTGGGCCAACTCCTCCCTCAACCCCATCATCTATGCCTTCAATGCTGACTTCCGGAAGGCCTTTGCCTCCATCGTGGGCTGTGGACGCTTCTGCCCTAGCAATGCCGTGGAGACGGTGAATTTCAGCAACGAGCTGGTGTCGTACCATCACGACACCACTTGCCAGAAGGAGCTGGTGACTCTGAGCTACCCGCACCTTCTCCCCCATGCCGCTGCCTTCCAAGGGGAAGACAACACTCTTGTGTTTGACAAAGACTCCCAGTCCTCTCGTGACGACGATGCTGCTGCTTTGTCAGCTATTGTGaatgtggaggatgagatggAGCTCTCGCTGGAGAAGACCAGTCCCTTTGCCCCTAAGGAGTAA